Genomic window (Arthrobacter sp. StoSoilA2):
GTCCGGATGTGCTCCAACTCGACGTCGATGTGAACGGCCCCGGGGACATCTTCACCTTGGACCGCGCCAGCCTCGTGACCGAGCTCAACGAGCCGGGCATGTTGCCATACGGCGAAGTCCTTGAGGGCATCGTCACCGGCGATCCCCTGCTTTCAGTCCGGGGCGACACCGCCGAGGATTGCTGGCGAATCATAGAGCCGGTCCTCCGGGCATGGGAGCGGGGCGCCGTCCCGTTGGATGAGTACGACGCCGGTAGCACCGGACCCGCGGACTGGCCTACCGCCGTCGCGCCTTAACGCAACGCGGGGTCACTTAGGGCCCATAAATGGCCTCACCACGGGCCGTAAGTGACCCCGCGTTGCTTCAGCAGGCCGGGGACGCAGAAGGCGGGCCGGGTACCTTTACTGGTACCCGGCCCGCCTTGTGTATGAACCTGGTTTCAGGACCTAGATGGCGGCTGAGCCGCGCTCACCGGTCCGAACCCGAACTGCTTCGTAAACATCCACGGTCCAGACCTTGCCGTCTCCGGCACGTCCTGTGTTGGAGCTGGCGATGAGGACATCCAGGATGTCATCTGCCTGCTCGTCCGTGGCAAGAACCTCGATGCGGATCTTGGGCAGCAGGTCCACGTTGTACTCGGCGCCGCGGTACACCTCGGTGTAGCCGCGCTGCCGGCCGTAGCCGCTTGCCGCGCTGACCGTCAAACCCTGGACCCCGTACGCTTCCAGGCCTTCCCGGACTGCTTCGAGCTTTTCCGGGCGGACGATCGCTGTAATGAGCTTCATGCCTGGACACTCTCCTTGCCTTCGGCGGCAGCTTTCTCTTCAGACTTGCCCGTAACAAGGTCGTGCAGCGGCTGGAAGCTTCCGCCGTGGCCACCGACGCCGAACTCGTAGGCAGTCTCGGCGTGGAGGCTGAGGTCGACACCCACGCTCTCCTGCTCGGTGGAGACCCGGAAGCCCATGGTCTTGTGGATTGCGAAGGCAATGATGGCCGTCATGATTGCCGAGAAGGCAATTGCGACGCCGGCAGCTGCGAGCTGTGCCCACATCTGCGTCATGCCGCCACCGTAGAAGAGGCCACCGCCAACGCCGTCGACAGGAAGGGCGATGAAACCAAGAGCCACGGTGCCGATGATGCCCGACACGAGGTGGACGCCGACAACATCCAGGGAGTCATCGAAGCCCCAGCGGAACTTCAGGCCGACTGCCAGGGCTGAAGCGACACCGGCTACAACACCGAGTCCAAGGGCACCCACCGGGCTGACATTGGCGCAAGCGGGAGTGATGGCAACCAGGCCGGCGACCACACCGGAAGCTGCACCCAATGAGGTCGGGTGGCCATCGCGGATGCGTTCGGTGACGAGCCAGGCGATCATGGCTGCGGCGGGGGCCGCCAAAGTGTTGATCCAGATCAGGCCGGCCTGCTCAGCAGTGGCTGCTGCACCGCCGTTGAAGCCGAACCAGCCGAACCAGAGGATGGCTGCACCGAGCATGACGAACGGGATGTTGTGCGGGCGGTGGTTCGGGTCCTTGCCGAAGCCGCGGCGGTTACCGATGATCAGAACGAGGACAAGTGCTGCAACACCGGCGTTGATGTGCACCACGGTGCCGCCTGCGAAGTCGATGGCCGGGCCAAGGGCCTTGCCGATCGCGCCTTCGGGGCCGAACAAGCCGCCGCCCCAGACCATGTAGGCAAGCGGGCAGTAGACCAGGGTGACCCAAACGGGAACGAACAGGCTCCAGGCGCCGAACTTGGCGCGGTCTGCGATGGCGCCGCTGATAAGGGCTACCGTGATGATGGCGAAGGTGGCCGCGTAGCCGACCTTGATCAAACCATCGGGTGTGGTGATACCTTCAAGGCCGAAGGTGGCAAACGGATTGCCCACGATCTCCATGAAGCCTTCGCCTGAGCTCATCGACGCGCCCCACAGCACCCAGACCACACCCACGATGCCGATGGAGATGAAGCTCATCATCATCATGTTCAGGGCTGCCTTGGCGCGGGTCATGCCGCCGTAGAAGAATGCCAAACCGGGAGTCATGAACAGCACGAGTGCCGCCGCCACCATGACCCATACGTGACCTGCGGTAAGTTCCATGGTGCACGTTCCTCTCTTGCTAGATCTGCGGTTCAACCGCCGTCCTGACGCCGTTTTGCGTCCTGCTTAAGATTTTTGTGCCGCCGTGTTTCGCCTGCGCAGGTTTTACATTGCGGGCTCGTTACAACAACCTCCCCAACGTAAATGGTGCATATCACCGTTGTTACGGATATGTTTCATGCGTCACACTTCCCCGCAAATACCCAGAATTGAAGGACCCGCACCGCATGACTGAGTCGCCCAGATCCGTTGAAGATCCAAGGATCCGGCGGGAGAAGGAACCGCTGCCCCGCGACATCAAGGTGATGTTGGCGGCAGCGTTCTTAATTGCGCTGGGCTTCGGGCTTGTAGCGCCGGTGCTCCCCCAATTCGCCACCACCTTCGACGTTGGCGCCACCGCCGCCGCCGTCATTGTCAGCATCTTCGCTTTCATGCGATTGGTTTTCGCCCCGGCGGGGGGCTCACTCATCGGACGCTTCGGTGAGCGGAACGTGTACGTATCCGGCCTCTTGATCGTTGCCGTTTCCACTGCCGCCTGTGCGTTCGCCCAGAATTACTGGCAGCTGCTGATTTTCCGGGGCCTTGGCGGAGCGGGTTCCGTAATGTTCACAGTCGCCGCCATGGGGCTGCTCATCCGTCTGGCACCGCCGGAACGCAGGGGACGCGTATCAGGTGCGTACGCATCGGCCTTTCTGATAGGCAGCGTCCTGGGGCCGGTTGTCGGTGGCCTCCTGGCAGGCTTCGGCCTTCGGGTACCGTTCCTTGCCTATGCGGGAGCTTTGCTCCTCGCGGCGCTGGTTGTCCGCACCATGCTTAGCGGCGAGG
Coding sequences:
- a CDS encoding ammonium transporter, whose amino-acid sequence is MELTAGHVWVMVAAALVLFMTPGLAFFYGGMTRAKAALNMMMMSFISIGIVGVVWVLWGASMSSGEGFMEIVGNPFATFGLEGITTPDGLIKVGYAATFAIITVALISGAIADRAKFGAWSLFVPVWVTLVYCPLAYMVWGGGLFGPEGAIGKALGPAIDFAGGTVVHINAGVAALVLVLIIGNRRGFGKDPNHRPHNIPFVMLGAAILWFGWFGFNGGAAATAEQAGLIWINTLAAPAAAMIAWLVTERIRDGHPTSLGAASGVVAGLVAITPACANVSPVGALGLGVVAGVASALAVGLKFRWGFDDSLDVVGVHLVSGIIGTVALGFIALPVDGVGGGLFYGGGMTQMWAQLAAAGVAIAFSAIMTAIIAFAIHKTMGFRVSTEQESVGVDLSLHAETAYEFGVGGHGGSFQPLHDLVTGKSEEKAAAEGKESVQA
- a CDS encoding P-II family nitrogen regulator, which gives rise to MKLITAIVRPEKLEAVREGLEAYGVQGLTVSAASGYGRQRGYTEVYRGAEYNVDLLPKIRIEVLATDEQADDILDVLIASSNTGRAGDGKVWTVDVYEAVRVRTGERGSAAI